In Gossypium hirsutum isolate 1008001.06 chromosome D01, Gossypium_hirsutum_v2.1, whole genome shotgun sequence, the genomic window CGTTAATGACAAATTGGACAAGAGGACATGGACCTACATATTTGGAGCTTGTTGTGCAACAACAGTTTTCATACCATCTTTTCACAACTACCGTATTTGGTCTTTTCTTGGCCTTGGGATGACCACTTATACAGCTTGGTACTTGGCTATTGCCGCCCTCGTTCACGGCCAGGTAAAATTGTGCGGAACCAGTTGAATCGagttaaaaaatttgaattaaattttttaaagatattttaaataatttatttgatctcCATCCCGGCCGGTTCGATAATGATCTCCCATTTCATGCACTTGCAAAACCACCTTTTTCAATGTTTTTTTCTTTGGTTATTTTTTAGGCTGAGGGCGTGACGCATAGCGGTCCGACGAAGCTTGTGCTTTATTTCACCGGAGCCACCAACATTCTCTACACTTTCGGCGGACATGCCGTCACCGTGTAAGTCTTTTTATCTACTTCGTGCTAATTTAACATTGCTTTTGAAAACCACTTTTAAAAAGTGCTCGAAACTTTGATGAATTACGACAATTTcactctttcttttttcctttctttctttcctattCTCCATTTTACCAAGGTCAAGATAATATAAATTATGGGGTTCAAAAGGCAAAATTTTTAGACTAAAAGGacctaaaataaattatatgttttcAGTAAGGGCCAAAAGTAAAATTTCACCGTATTATCCAATGCCTTCCCCATTTCTCTAGGAAGATTTAACAGTGAACTGAACATAGGGTTAATTATTCAAGTTGGTCCCTCTACTATCCTCAACCTttggatttaattttatattttaatttaacgtAGACCTTTAGCTGACCATAATTTCTCTATCGTAGGCTCAATAGTTCATAGTTCATTTCACCCcaagaaaattactaaaatattacgagtattttggtcatttaaccaTGCTTCATAATTTATAGTCAATATAATGAAcataattattgttttttatCACCTTCTTCAATTTCAGGGTAAAAAATAACtatttggttgaattttttttttattttcagggaAATTATGCATGCAATGTGGAAGCCTCAAAAATTCAAGTACATATATTTATTGGCCACACTTTACGTTTTTACCCTTACACTTCCGTCAGCTGCTGCCGTTTACTGGGCCTTCGGTGACGAACTCCTCAACCATTCCAATGCCTTCTCTCTCCTCCCTAAGAATGGCTTCCGTGACGCCGCCGTTATCTTAATGCTTATTCACCAGGTTGGGTCTATTTTTGTTTTTGATCCCTCCATttcattttggtatataatttAGTTTCTTTACATTAATAATGTCATTAATACGTAAAAATTGATAGTATTGTTAACTATTACAATTAAATTGATGGTGCGAATTTCCATGAATGCGTTAACGCtattatcaattatcaattatcaattaACACTGGATGGGTAAAATAATTGCAGGTCAAGTTGGTTTTCGATCAAATCAATTTGGGTCAAGTTTTAGGTTCATTTCTTCTCATGTTTGAgttttgttcattttaagtttGGGTTATTTTTCAAGCTGGGTAAAATTATAAGTTCGGattattttaggttttttatCACTTTAGTTTTGGGTTATATAAAGTTTAAGTTATTTCGAGTTTGAATAGTTTTGGGTTCACATTAATTTTTGTTTAGGGTTAGTTTAGGTTTAAGCTAATTCAAAGTTAagctttttaacttttttacgaTCAAATCAGGTTTAGATTTGAGTTGGTCGGGTTGGATACTTTTAACACTTTAACAACACCTATTAAGAGTGTTATCCATTCGGATCTacaaataacattataaaagtagaatGATACAGTATAATTAAACCTGTATTTCAAACCAATTTAACAAATTGTGACATCATGAAATGGGGTATTGCAGTTCATAACATTTGGGTTTGCTTGCACACCGCTGTACTTCGTGTGGGAGAAAGTAATAGGGATGCATGACACTAAAAGCATTTGTTTGAGGGCATTGGCACGGCTGCCGGTGGTGATCCCGATATGGTTCTTGGCCATCATCTTCCCATTCTTCGGCCCCATCAACTCGGCGGTCGGCGCTCTTTTGGTTAGCTTTACCGTATATATCATCCCAGCTTTAGCCCATATGCTCACCTATAGAAAAGCCTCTGCTCGGCAGGTATAAAGACGAATTGGTGAAATTGTGGTTGTAGTCCCTGTATATTACTAGGATTTTTATTTACttgctattttttttctttggtgaAACAGAATGCTGCAGAAAAGCCACCATTCTTCATGCCAAGTTGGACTGGAATGTATGCATTAAACGCCTTTATTGTGGTGTGGGTTCTAGTGATCGGGTTCGGGTTCGGGGGATGGGCTAGCATGACCAATTTCATTAGGCAAATTGACTCTTTTGGCTTGTTTGCCAAGTGTTATCAATGCAAGCCTCCAACACCAACATCACCAGCTGCTGCTATGCACCATTAAGCTCACTCTCAACCAACATCAACTACTCCCCGTTTTTCTCCAGTCAAATTCCGATTTTGGTCCCTCTATTatgctcaaatttgaaatttagtctctacaatttgaaataatttgatctctcttttataaattcattagTTAGCCACAAATAGTTAACTGTATCCAATTAAAATGCCAACGTGAATTTTTCCTAAAAACACCCATTCCAACACCAGAAGAAAACATATCAGCATGATGAATGAGAAGGgttgtttttaagaaaaagttcAATGTTAGCTTTCTAATTGGAATAGATACTGATGTTAACTACTTGGACTAGCTCATggcattataaaaataaaaggacaaatcatgtcaaattaaaatacagaGACCAAATTCCAAATTTAAACATAGTAGAAGGACGAAACCGAAATTTGACCTTTTCCTCCATATcccaaagagagaaaaaaaaaacccaccaATGATTTCCATGTTTTCCTCCATATGTTGTATCATATATTGGGGGAGATAGCAATATTCTCCCCTACATGCTTAGTGTGCTGGATTTTTGCCCTTTGCTTttcctattttttctttcaaatttctcCATTAAATTAgttgataattaaaaaaatagtgtgTTGAATTTGTGATGATTCCTTTGCTATCCAATTAAATCATATATAAATAGTATTATGTTCAGCTTTCTCCCTCTTTTCTCATCCTTAATAACTTATATTAAAGTCTTTTTGTAGTGCTAATTATTACATCTATCATGCTTTCGAAAatgttaattataaaaaaatcaaccaTAGAAGTTATGTGAGATGGTAAGGGTCTCTCCTATCTTAAATAGGGGTCGAGGGTTCGATCTTCAccttaagtataaaaataatttgaaaactcGTGGTCAGCATCTATCCCTTAATAGATCTATAAAATACAAAAGATTAATTACTGAGTTCACCCCGATAGATAtctaaaaaattatgtttaaatctaTTGATAATAATTTCGAATTCATCCCCTAAACATGGGTTACCCGCCCCCACATTTCACATGGGTTACACGTTAGCTCATTTGCTTGTCACGTGCCACTCATTACTCCTAAATATTCCCCCTTCATTGAATTTCACATGTGAACATACGATGCCTACACGATatgcatatattattttatatcatctaCAATCATACTTGGCTAATCATTTCTATCTTTCAGCATTGCTGTAAATTTTAATTATCTGTTTATTTAGATATTCCGTTAGTTGTCAATTGAATCTTAACTCGATCGGTATAAGTtaagaggatgtgggttcgagtgtgctgaagcgcattatccttctGTTTATGAATTGGGGAGGGGCTATGGGTAATTCTaggtattgtatcaaaaagagaagatatgatcagaacctataatgagattattcaaaaaatatatatcgtCAGTTAGTCGAGCTTTTAGCTCAACTGGTATTGGTACTGCTTTCTGTGCAAGAAAAAGAGAGTTCGAGCACCCTTAAGCGAATTTATCCTTCTATTTAAAGGTTAAGGATAAATTATGGGTAATTTTAGGcgttgtataaaaaaaatattgttagtGCCAGTacttaaatgaaatttgagtttagggttagtattttttatcatattattgaGACTATTAGTATTTACCGTCAAAATTTACCATCAACCAACCTATATAGTTATACCAATTTTACAAGTAAATCATtatgaaaaaagagaaaatatacatGATAATGAACAGATTTCGTCTTGATATCAACAAATggattgaattaaaatttgatgTATTAATGGTATATTTTGACTTTAGtagcttttataaaaaaaaaatcacctaaagggttttatatattttatttcttctagcACATGCAACCCAAAGATataggtttctttgctttctttttgttttataaagAGAAAGTGTGTGAATGTCCCCATTTGAAAGTGCTGAATCTGATGGGGCTAATCACAAAGTTTGATTACAAGTaattaataaagaaaaagggGAGAATGGGGAATCAATTGCAAGCATGATTAGGGTTTCAAGTACCATGTTTTAGGTTTCCTTTTGAAGCTAAGTCAAAACCCACTTTGGTATTGTTGCCTTCCTTTTTTGATGATTAGGTAAAGTAAAGAAATTTGACACAACTTGTGATTCATGTGGGAGAGTTGGTTCCCATAAGATCTTGCTGGTATTGACCAAATCTACCCTATCAtttatattactatttttatgattaagatattttttttatgttcattttacGATTTATGATGATTAATTATTTTAGGTTTTATGATTGTCCCACGAGTTCTCTCTTTGAGAGTCCAATGCACCTTATTATTTCACCTagaattttaatatcattttaatttacaTAGAAAAAAAGGTTTAATTGTGGTTTCAGTCCATTTACCATGctaaaatttagatttaatctatttattttaatttgatataatttggtcattctatttttataatgttattaaaatGTCCAAATTAGTAACACCGTTAATTACTTCTGCTAAAGCGATGTTGTGAGTTTTCCTTTTTAAAACAACCTCAAGTATTCAAATGACATGTAAAACATATTATTGGTTAAACAGAGTTGATTGAATTTCCACATGAACTCGACTATGAGAccaaatatcaataaaaaaaaatctgGTTATCACTTTAATTGCAACAACTATAGGTATTATGAACTTGTGCATGCTAATAACATTACAAAGAGAAGgtccaaattatatcaaattaaagtagAGGGGCTACAAccataaataaaccattaaaaGCATGACATTAATGAATCACAATTTTGAAGAAGTACAATTGAAGTCAACAAACAAATCCCATTTGTTTGATGAAGTATATAATTTGTTGAAAAATGGGTTACTTAAAATAAATCTGTCAATCTTAACTTGTAAGGTTTTTTAGTTGACCATATTTCAAAGCAAGTTTATGAGAAATATAATGAAGCTTAATTATTGCCCTAATTACAGCTTTTTAGAGATTTAAACCAATTGTGTGCCTTGTTCAtggattaaagtaaaaaaaaatgtaaaataatataaacaaaaaaaggaagaatTAAATGCTTTTAGTATAAGCATCATTAAGAATGGATTAGATTGAAGTAATTTAAGATTAAAGGAAGATTACGACAATAagcaaggtttttttttttttttgcttagtgAAAGCTGCAGTTTTGTCAGAAGTTTAGTTAAACCCAAATCTTGTCTTTTCAGTTACTTGGTACTTCAATTTTGTCAGGTTTGTCATaaccataaaatttctttatgagtTAATTGCATCAAATACCCTCAAATTTTGACCCTCATTCTAAATTGATCCTAAATTCCTGAATATTGCAGGTTGGAGTGGACTTAAGCATGTAATGTCCACAAGTGAGTATAATTACTTCATTAGctagaaattgaaataaataaaaaataaaaaaaaaactttttatgttgacttgaatggttagtttgaaaaagaaaaatccaaataaACATTTTAATGAAATAGTTAATAATCTAATTTGAAAATATAGAATGATCGAATCAtgtcaatttaaaatataaagattaaatcttaaatttaagtaTAGTAAAATGTGACATATATTTAACGATCCTATTATAGTGGAATCCCATTGGATTCTTTTAAATCAACGgttgaaataaaaaaggaaaaaaaatacaaacccaCCGTTGATCATGCCATGTAGGATTTATATTGAGGAACATGAGTTTAGCTTTTAACCGATTCAACTGGTTTTAATACCAAAAGAATGAGAGAGATAGGGGCAAGCAAAATCCGATTCGTTTTCAAAaacttgataaaaaatttaaattttgaattaaatagttcaagttgttcggatcaactcgaaaaaaaattaaatttttcgaTTTAACTcgaatataaattacataattcgaattatttgaaaattcgaataagaaaaggcaaaactatgtcgttttgataatgtttaccttttctaaagttaaaagtcaaaaccattaagttaaaaaaaaactacattgttttgataaatgtttacccatcAACTTTACTTATGTAGTTAAGTCatcttgtacttcgtctactagttaaataatcagtcCATGTAAACgtaacattaagtataaataataggattcgttaactcaacttgaaatttttttactcgatttgaaaaaaattcaaattgagtttagTTGCTAAAacatgattcgtcaactcgactaactcaaaattttttaactcgattcgactcgaccgaatgctcacccctagagGGAAACGTATTCGATAACCAATTTAACAAGTTCTAAGTCATCAACAAAATTTCCTAGTTTCTGTGACTTGATCAAACTGCTACAGTTTTCTCGTTTCTATATTTTAATCACACctattgatttaattaaagcatAGGAAGGGattaaatcaaaacattttaaaGTTTAGACACCCATCTAAAATTTGATCCATGATTGTCTAACCTTATTTATACTTAGGCCGGGATCCTACAATGGGTCAATTTACACCCCCATTAAGAATTGTTTCAATGATCCATGATTTAATCTGGGCTTAGAACAGATAAGGGATATATTGGGATTGGGCTAAAACCTGAAAGCATATATAAAACCCAGAAaagattaagtcctttttttggtgatataaatgtgataagtgataACCTTATCATCAAAAGAGAAACCAACAATGGCGTCACTACTACTTGGAGCAGCTCCAATCTCAGCTCAATCCCTTAACCTTTCATCAGTTTCTCGTATCTCTTCATCTCATTCCCAAACCCTTGGAACTTCCTTATCAGTTTCAAATTCATCCTTTTCACTCTCAGCAGCTTCTTCTCCTTCAATCCCCTATGGTagctagaaaaaaaaaattgtttttgttatttttctgggTTTCTTTTGAAGATTACAAATTTTaggttttatttggttttttttttcagtgTACTGTGGCAGAGGGGATAAGAAAACAGAGAGGGGGAAGCGGTTCAATCACTCTTTTGGCAATGTAAGTGTTATGGTTAAATTCTGCTAATAGTCCCTGTACTTTACtgaagttgtggatttagtctatgtactttaattttatcaatttgagcCCCTGTACTTATGAAATTGGTAATTGTAGTCCCTCTGCTTTTCTAATGTAGAAAATTTAGTCATAACTCAAAATAGCAGTAGTTGAATTCATTTGATTAAATTTAGTTACTAGTCATGTACTATACTTTCCGaattttgacattacacatatagTATGTTTGTCGCATTAGATTCTGAAAATAGCAAAACTTACTGAATTTAACAATTCTCATTCGGTGAACACTggaattttataatttgaaaagtacaaagtcttaaattgaccaaattaaagtacaaagactaaatccacaactttctcgaagtacagggactaatgatagaatttaacctaagtgctattgttattattagtccccatttttggtgaaatttgaatagattttgattttgttttgtatatatgCATAATGAAATTGAATAGGCAAGGCCTAGGGACAAGAAGAAGGGGAGAGGGCCACCAAGGGTGGCAGTTCCACCAGCACCACCGAGAAAAGATAAGTTTGATGATGATGAGaagataaaaattgaaattgatgAATCCCTTTTTACTAGTTAATgcttaatttctttaatttttctattGTAATGTCTTAAATTGAGAAAACTTGTTGTGTATGCTG contains:
- the LOC107891563 gene encoding auxin transporter-like protein 2: MLGQKQSEEAIVSNYNESEQRHVENRDEEKEEENQSLFNVKNLLWHGGSAWDAWFSCASNQVAQVLLTLPYSFSQLGMLSGILLQVFYGIIGSWTAYLISVLYIEYRSRKEKENVNFKNHVIQWFEVLDGLLGPYWKALGLAFNCTFLLFGSVIQLIGCASNIYYVNDKLDKRTWTYIFGACCATTVFIPSFHNYRIWSFLGLGMTTYTAWYLAIAALVHGQAEGVTHSGPTKLVLYFTGATNILYTFGGHAVTVEIMHAMWKPQKFKYIYLLATLYVFTLTLPSAAAVYWAFGDELLNHSNAFSLLPKNGFRDAAVILMLIHQFITFGFACTPLYFVWEKVIGMHDTKSICLRALARLPVVIPIWFLAIIFPFFGPINSAVGALLVSFTVYIIPALAHMLTYRKASARQNAAEKPPFFMPSWTGMYALNAFIVVWVLVIGFGFGGWASMTNFIRQIDSFGLFAKCYQCKPPTPTSPAAAMHH
- the LOC107891562 gene encoding 30S ribosomal protein S31, chloroplastic, encoding MASLLLGAAPISAQSLNLSSVSRISSSHSQTLGTSLSVSNSSFSLSAASSPSIPYVYCGRGDKKTERGKRFNHSFGNARPRDKKKGRGPPRVAVPPAPPRKDKFDDDEKIKIEIDESLFTS